A part of Perognathus longimembris pacificus isolate PPM17 chromosome 18, ASM2315922v1, whole genome shotgun sequence genomic DNA contains:
- the Tbce gene encoding tubulin-specific chaperone E has translation MMSDTSMSEVIGRRVEVNGERATVRFSGAIPPVAGLWLGVEWDNPERGKHDGSHEGTVYFTCRHPTGGSFIRPNKANFGVDFLTAVKKRYMLEEEPEEDEREQVVRIGSKAVETVGFDSVLRQQRQLSRRRDVSLSKCAVSSAGEKGRIGEACPNIREVDLSQNLLASWADVVRIAEELAHLEVLNLSENKLQFPSDSLSLTGTFSTLKVLVLNQTGITWAEVLRCAREWPVLQELYLASNSICISERPADVLQTVTLLDLSSNPSIDENQLFLIAHLPRLEQLILSNVGLSSLHFPDAGIGGKTSMFPALQYLVLNDNQIAQWSFVNELEKLRRLHTLSCIRNPLTQGGKEAQTTRQFIIARLGQLQTLNKCQILPEERRGAELDYLKAFGQAWKKAGGHQDADKNRPDQEFLAAHPRYQLLCDKYGAPEDGEVSVQQPFMLKNQLLTLKIKYPSQLEQKVLEKQLPDSMTIQKVKGLFSRLLKVPVSEILLSYESLKMPGIEIELPNDLQSLQFHSVENGDCLLVRW, from the exons GACTCTGGTTAGGAGTAGAGTGGGACAATCCTGAGAGAGGAAAACATGATGGGAGCCACGAAGGGACTGTGTACTTTACATGCAG GCACCCAACAGGAGGATCCTTCATTCGTCCAAACAAGGCAAATTTTGGAGTGGACTTTCTCACGGCAGTTAAGAAGCGCTACATGCTAGAAGAGGAGCCAGAGGAGGATGAGAGAGAGCAGGTGGTTCGaattggaagtaaagctgtggaaACAGTTGGTTTTGACTCTGTCTTAAGGCAGCAGAG ACAGCTGAGCAGGCGACGGGACGTTTCTCTGAGCAAATGTGCGGTGAGCAGCGCTGGTGAGAAAGGGAGGATCGGCGAAGCGTGTCCTA ACATTAGGGAAGTGGATTTGTCTCAGAACCTGCTGGCGTCCTGGGCTGACGTGGTCCGCATTGCGGAGGAGCTGGCGCACCTGGAGGTGCTGAACCTCAG tgAAAACAAGCTGCAGTTCCCCTCGGACTCATTGTCTCTAACCGGAACATTTTCTACACTGAAGGTTTTAGTCCTGAATCAAACAGGAATAACGTGGGCTGAG GTGCTCCGCTGTGCCCGCGAGTGGCCCGTCCTCCAGGAACTGTACCTAGCCTCCAACAGTATTTGCATCTCAGAAAG GCCGGCCGACGTACTGCAGACAGTGACGCTGCTAGACCTTTCCTCCAATCCGAGTATCGATGAGAACCAGCTGTTCCTCATAGCACATCTGCCCAG ATTAGAACAGTTAATCCTTTCCAACGTTGGATTGTCATCTTTACATTTTCCGGATGCTGGGATTG GGGGCAAAACGTCGATGTTCCCAGCCTTGCAGTACCTGGTGCTCAATGACAATCAGATAGCCCAG TGGTCGTTTGTCAATGAGCTCGAGAAGCTGCGGCGCCTGCACACTCTGTCCTGCATCAGAAACCCCTTGACTCAAGGAGGCAAAGAGGCGCAGACCACACGGCAGTTCATCATTGCCAGACTTGGTCAGCTGCAGACCCTGAACAAATGTCAG ATCCTCCCAGAGGAAAGGCGTGGGGCGGAGCTGGATTACCTCAAGGCTTTTGGGCAGGCGTGGAAAAAGGCTGGCGGACACCAGGATGCAGACAAAAACAGACCAGACCAAGAATTTCTCGCGGCCCATCCTCGCTACCAGCTCCTCTGTGACA AATACGGCGCGCCTGAAGATGGGGAAGTCAGCGTACAACAGCCGTTCATGCTCAAGAACCAGCTACTCA cactGAAGATAAAATATCCAAGTCAGCTTGAACAGAAAGTTCTGGAGAAACAACTGCCAG ACTCCATGACAATCCAGAAGGTGAAGGGACTGTTCTCACGGCTTCTCAAAGTTCCTGTATCAGAAATTCTGTTGTCCTATGAGAGTCTCAAA ATGCCGGGCATCGAAATCGAACTACCTAATGACCTACAGTCACTACAGTTTCATTCCGTGGAAAACGGAGATTGTCTATTAGTGCGATGGTAA
- the B3galnt2 gene encoding UDP-GalNAc:beta-1,3-N-acetylgalactosaminyltransferase 2 isoform X2 produces the protein MRNWLVLLCPCVLGAALHLWLRLRSAPPARASGAGPADQSASLPQWKSSHYDVVVGVLSARHNHELRDVIRNTWLKHLIQHPGLSQRVLVKFIIGARGCEVPVEDREDPYSCRLLNITHPVLNQEIEAFGLSEDTSSGLSEDRVVSVSFRVLYPIVITSLGVFSDAGDEGFQRNITVKLYQAEQEEALFVARFSPPSCGVQVNKLWYKPVEQFILPESFEGTIVWESQDLHGLVSRNLHRVTVNDGGGVLRVLTAAEGALPPEFLEGVEGVAGGFIYTIQEADALLHSLHSRPQRLEEHARSLREEDALLQQESSTYEDIVFVDVVDTYRNVPAKLLNFYRWTVEATSFALLLKTDDDCYIDLEAVFDRIAHKNLEGPNVWWGNFRLNWAVDRTGKWQELEYPSPAYPAFACGSGYVISRDIVEWLARNSGRLKTYQGEDVSMGIWMAAIGPKRHQDGLWLCEKACEPGMLSSPQYSPRELRELWELKELCGDPCRCEARAR, from the exons ATCAGTCGGCCTCATTGCCTCAGTGGAAATCCAGTCACTATGATGTAGTTGTTGGTGTGTTGTCAGCTCGCCATAACCACGAACTTCGAGATGTGATAAGAAACACCTGGTTGAAGCATTTGATTCAACATCCAGGGTTGAGTCAACG TGTGCTCGTGAAGTTCATAATCGGTGCTCGTGGCTGTGAGGTGCCTGTGGAAGACAGGGAGGACCCCTACTCCTGCCGACTGCTCAACATCACACACCCAG TTTTGAATCAGGAAATTGAAGCGTTTGGGCTTTCGGAAGACACCTCGTCAGGGCTGTCTGAGGACCGGGTTGTCAGCGTGAGCTTCCGCGTTCTCTACCCCATCGTGATCACCAGTCTCGGCGTGTTCTCCGATGCTGGCGACGAGGGCTTTCAGAGAAACATCACGGTCAAGCTCTATCAGGCAGAGCAGGAG GAGGCGCTCTTTGTGGCTCGCTTCAGTCCTCCCAGCTGTGGCGTTCAGGTGAACAAGCTGTGGTATAAACCCGTGGAGCAGTTCATCTTACCAGAG AGTTTTGAAGGTACCATCGTGTGGGAGAGCCAAGACCTCCACGGCCTTGTGTCAAGAAACCTTCACCGAGTGACAGTGAATGACGGAGGGGGCGTCCTCCGGGTCCTCACG GCCGCAGAGGGCGCGCTGCCTCCCGAGTTCCTCGAGGGTGTGGAGGGGGTCGCGGGTGGCTTCATCTACACCATTCAGG AAGCTGATGCCCTGTTGCACAGCCTTCACTCTCGGCCGCAGAGGCTGGAGGAGCACGCGAGGAGCCTCCGCGAGGAAGACGCCTTACTGCAGCAGGAGAGCAGCACCTACGAGGACATTGTCTTTGTAGATGTTGTTGACACTTACCGAAATGTTCCTGCAAAACTACTGAACTTCTACCGGTG GACCGTGGAGGCCACCAGCTTCGCCTTGCTGCTGAAGACGGATGATGACTGCTACATAGACTTGGAAGCTGTGTTCGACAGAATTGCCCACAAGAATCTGGAGGGGCCGAATGTCTGGTGGGGAAA TTTCAGGTTGAACTGGGCGGTGGACCGGACGGGGAAGTGGCAGGAGCTGGAGTACCCCAGCCCCGCGTACCCGGCCTTTGCCTGCGGCTCGGGGTACGTGATCTCCAGGGACATCGTCGAGTGGCTGGCCCGCAACTCAGGGAGGCTGAAGACCTACCAG GGTGAAGACGTGAGCATGGGCATTTGGATGGCAGCCATAGGACCTAAGCGACACCAG gACGGCCTGTGGCTGTGCGAGAAGGCGTGCGAGCCGGGCATGCTGTCCTCCCCGCAGTACTCGCCGCGGGAGCTGCGGGAGCTGTGGGAGCTGAAGGAGCTGTGCGGGGACCCCTGCCGCTGCGAGGCCCGGGCGCGGTGA
- the B3galnt2 gene encoding UDP-GalNAc:beta-1,3-N-acetylgalactosaminyltransferase 2 isoform X1, whose protein sequence is MRNWLVLLCPCVLGAALHLWLRLRSAPPARASGAGPADQSASLPQWKSSHYDVVVGVLSARHNHELRDVIRNTWLKHLIQHPGLSQRVLVKFIIGARGCEVPVEDREDPYSCRLLNITHPVLNQEIEAFGLSEDTSSGLSEDRVVSVSFRVLYPIVITSLGVFSDAGDEGFQRNITVKLYQAEQEEALFVARFSPPSCGVQVNKLWYKPVEQFILPESFEGTIVWESQDLHGLVSRNLHRVTVNDGGGVLRVLTAAEGALPPEFLEGVEGVAGGFIYTIQEADALLHSLHSRPQRLEEHARSLREEDALLQQESSTYEDIVFVDVVDTYRNVPAKLLNFYRCRTVEATSFALLLKTDDDCYIDLEAVFDRIAHKNLEGPNVWWGNFRLNWAVDRTGKWQELEYPSPAYPAFACGSGYVISRDIVEWLARNSGRLKTYQGEDVSMGIWMAAIGPKRHQDGLWLCEKACEPGMLSSPQYSPRELRELWELKELCGDPCRCEARAR, encoded by the exons ATCAGTCGGCCTCATTGCCTCAGTGGAAATCCAGTCACTATGATGTAGTTGTTGGTGTGTTGTCAGCTCGCCATAACCACGAACTTCGAGATGTGATAAGAAACACCTGGTTGAAGCATTTGATTCAACATCCAGGGTTGAGTCAACG TGTGCTCGTGAAGTTCATAATCGGTGCTCGTGGCTGTGAGGTGCCTGTGGAAGACAGGGAGGACCCCTACTCCTGCCGACTGCTCAACATCACACACCCAG TTTTGAATCAGGAAATTGAAGCGTTTGGGCTTTCGGAAGACACCTCGTCAGGGCTGTCTGAGGACCGGGTTGTCAGCGTGAGCTTCCGCGTTCTCTACCCCATCGTGATCACCAGTCTCGGCGTGTTCTCCGATGCTGGCGACGAGGGCTTTCAGAGAAACATCACGGTCAAGCTCTATCAGGCAGAGCAGGAG GAGGCGCTCTTTGTGGCTCGCTTCAGTCCTCCCAGCTGTGGCGTTCAGGTGAACAAGCTGTGGTATAAACCCGTGGAGCAGTTCATCTTACCAGAG AGTTTTGAAGGTACCATCGTGTGGGAGAGCCAAGACCTCCACGGCCTTGTGTCAAGAAACCTTCACCGAGTGACAGTGAATGACGGAGGGGGCGTCCTCCGGGTCCTCACG GCCGCAGAGGGCGCGCTGCCTCCCGAGTTCCTCGAGGGTGTGGAGGGGGTCGCGGGTGGCTTCATCTACACCATTCAGG AAGCTGATGCCCTGTTGCACAGCCTTCACTCTCGGCCGCAGAGGCTGGAGGAGCACGCGAGGAGCCTCCGCGAGGAAGACGCCTTACTGCAGCAGGAGAGCAGCACCTACGAGGACATTGTCTTTGTAGATGTTGTTGACACTTACCGAAATGTTCCTGCAAAACTACTGAACTTCTACCGGTG CAGGACCGTGGAGGCCACCAGCTTCGCCTTGCTGCTGAAGACGGATGATGACTGCTACATAGACTTGGAAGCTGTGTTCGACAGAATTGCCCACAAGAATCTGGAGGGGCCGAATGTCTGGTGGGGAAA TTTCAGGTTGAACTGGGCGGTGGACCGGACGGGGAAGTGGCAGGAGCTGGAGTACCCCAGCCCCGCGTACCCGGCCTTTGCCTGCGGCTCGGGGTACGTGATCTCCAGGGACATCGTCGAGTGGCTGGCCCGCAACTCAGGGAGGCTGAAGACCTACCAG GGTGAAGACGTGAGCATGGGCATTTGGATGGCAGCCATAGGACCTAAGCGACACCAG gACGGCCTGTGGCTGTGCGAGAAGGCGTGCGAGCCGGGCATGCTGTCCTCCCCGCAGTACTCGCCGCGGGAGCTGCGGGAGCTGTGGGAGCTGAAGGAGCTGTGCGGGGACCCCTGCCGCTGCGAGGCCCGGGCGCGGTGA